One Macadamia integrifolia cultivar HAES 741 unplaced genomic scaffold, SCU_Mint_v3 scaffold1712, whole genome shotgun sequence genomic region harbors:
- the LOC122064671 gene encoding uncharacterized protein LOC122064671, which produces MEGSEDDIGAPDSWEVADLDDSMRRLMVSNKKISTASSLPRISSSEFASGDDLPSVATVAGVASLSASASSSSVDSERIGGVSEDVVSQVDQFLREALQNPRERLSVLRMEQDVEKFIRDPTQQQMEFQQLPTSYLRLAAHRVAQHYYLQSMVVLDNNLPDSSGSRIVVRKTSECRVPPIRLADIPINLPQEDSTNAMKVAIKQRPQKRAQSANSANLHTSKANHSKSVEERKEEYNRARARIFSSNISGGTVGKPEGEPTVQDTFQSCSLGSMVEEKSVAEYPDSNLIRSVSDSSSGSSRSGRSRTEKEPVVRYKANNNRVAIFRDREVERNDPDYDRNYDRYIQRFDPGFGFNGGPYPMQPLYSPALNYNTEFPQLGSAHRPQISMDHQPRPIPQHLRGPWAASNPAGISYGPPESMMASFNPNHVGAHSTSAIYLSSSHYPCPRPGMPFSILTNMCINLLLSLINSNLKQVLD; this is translated from the exons ATGGAGGGCTCTGAAGACGATATCGGGGCCCCGGATTCATGGGAAGTGGCAGATTTGGACGATAGCATGAGGAGATTGATGGTCTCCAACAAGAAGATATCTACAGCCTCGTCTCTGCCCCGGATTTCATCGTCGGAGTTCGCCTCTGGCGATGATCTTCCGTCAGTTGCTACTGTTGCTGGTGTTGCTTCCTTGTCcgcttctgcttcttcttcctctgttgaTTCTGAGAGGATCGGAGGAGTTTCTGAAGATGTTGTCAGTCAGGTGGATCAATTCCTCCGGGAAGCTTTGCAGAACCCTCGTGAGCGGCTATCGG TTCTGAGGATGGAACAAGATGTTGAGAAATTTATTCGTGATCCTACACAACAGCAAATGGAGTTCCAACAACTTCCTACATCTTATTTGCGCTTGGCAGCGCACCGTGTGGCTCAGCATTACTACCTGCAGTCTATGGTCGTATTAGACAACAATTTACCTGATAGCTCTGGTTCCAGGATTGTTGTCCGCAAGACTTCTGAGTGCCGAGTTCCTCCAATTCGCCTGGCAGACATTCCTATAAACTTACCACAAGAAGACAGCACTAATGCCATGAAGGTTGCAATCAAACAGAGACCGCAGAAGCGAGCACAGTCGGCCAACAGTGCAAATCTTCACACATCTAAGGCAAACCACTCAAAAAGTGTGGAGGAACGAAAAGAGGAATATAACAGAGCCCGTGCCCGGATATTTAGTTCTAACATTAGTGGAGGCACTGTTGGAAAACCAGAAGGCGAGCCGACTGTACAGGACACTTTTCAATCCTGCTCATTGGGGTCAATGGTAGAAGAGAAATCTGTTGCTGAATACCCTGATTCCAACCTTATTAGAAGTGTCAGTGATTCTTCTTCGGGTAGCAGTAGATCGGGTAGAAGTAGGACAGAGAAGGAACCTGTTGTTAGGTACAAGGCCAACAACAACAGGGTAGCAATATTTCGGGATCGTGAGGTTGAGCGGAATGATCCCGACTATGACAGGAACTATGACCG GTATATTCAAAGATTTGATCCTGGGTTTGGGTTCAATGGAGGACCATATCCCATGCAGCCCTTGTATTCCCCTGCACTGAACTACAACACTGAATTCCCTCAACTTGGATCTGCACATAGGCCTCAGATTTCTATGGATCACCAACCTCGGCCAATTCCTCAACACCTACGTGGACCATGGGCTGCGTCAAACCCTGCAGGAATTAGCTATGGTCCCCCGGAGTCCATGATGGCCTCGTTCAATCCGAATCATGTTGGTGCACACTCCACCTCAGCTATCTATCTGTCGTCCTCGCACTATCCCTGCCCACGCCCTGGAATGCCATTCTCCATCCTCACGAACATGTGCATCAACCTTTTGCTCAG CCTCATCAACAGCAATCTGAAGCAAGTTTTGGATTAG
- the LOC122064672 gene encoding acyl carrier protein-like → MQTLRNGIRSLRSASSASFPSDLRRCIDGALPAISVTGRGGSFADRGSVLGFVAGARTFSQSAACASSTALDKEEVTTRVVDLLKSIPFVDPAKVSPVASFKDDLQLDTLDNVEVMVAVEEEFAVDIPDNEASKFSTTAHLIDYIAIHPRAK, encoded by the exons ATGCAGACCTTACGAAATGGAATTCGATCTCTCAGATCGGCTTCATCTGCTTCTTTTCCTTCAGATTTAAGGCGGTGCATTGACGGCGCTTTGCCTGCGATTTCCGTGACCGGAAGAGGAGGTTCTTTTGCGGACAGAGGATCCGTTTTGGGTTTTGTAGCAGGAGCGAGGACTTTCTCTCAATCAGCCGCTTGTGCCTCTTCTACTGCGTTGGACAAGGAGGAGGTTACCACTCGTGTTGTGGATCTTCTCAAATCCATCCCTTTTGTTGATCCCGCCAAG GTGAGCCCGGTGGCAAGTTTCAAGGATGACTTGCAATTGGATACGTTGGACAATGTGGAAGTAATGGTGGCAGTGGAAGAAGAATTTGCTGTGGATATCCCTGACAATGAAGCCAGTAAATTTTCTACCACAGCCCATCTCATTGATTACATTGCAATCCATCCTCGAGCAAAATGA